The Solwaraspora sp. WMMD792 region CGGTCCACCCGCTGCACGTACACCTCGATGGTGCCGCCGCAGGTGAGACCGGGGTCGAACAGCTCGTCGCCGGTGTCACCGAAGCGCGCCAGCCGCCCCTCACCGGTGTCCAGCACGGTACGGCACAGCTGGTAGATGGCGGCCTCGACGCAGCCGGCCGAGACGCTTCCGGTGACCGTACCGTCCGGGGCGACGAGCATGCTGGTGCCCGGTGGCCGGGGTGCGCTACCGGAGGTGGCGGTCACCGTCGCGACGGCCACCTGCTCACCGGCGTACCACCAGCGCATCGCCTCGTCGAGGACCGGCCCGATCATCCGGTCGCCACCGTCCGGGCCGATGCACCGCCGGACCCGCCGCCCTCGATGAGCCGGTCGAGGTCGGCGAGCCGGTCGGGCTCCGGGAACCGGGCCAGGTCGCCGGGCCGGTCCAGGTCGGTCGGGTCGGCCACGTCGTCGCACGGCACCAGACGCAGCTGGTCGGGGTGGGCCCGCAGGTAGTCGCGGGCGCCGGTGTCACCGGTCGCCGACGCCGCCACCGCCGTCCAGTGTGCCCGACCCAGTACCACGGGATGCCCCGGCCGCCCGTCGACGTAGCTGGCCGCGGCCAGCGTCCGCCGATCGGCGCCGGCCGCCACCCGGCGGACCGCCGCTGGACCGATCCCCGGCATGTCGACCAGCAGGACGGCTGCGGCGTCC contains the following coding sequences:
- a CDS encoding nucleotidyltransferase family protein — its product is MLAGIVLAAGAGHRYGRPKALVRLNGTLLVTRAVETLRSAGCRPVIVVLGAAADAVCTSADLAGAVPAVNPDWATGMGSSLRVGLAAVGISPADAAAVLLVDMPGIGPAAVRRVAAGADRRTLAAASYVDGRPGHPVVLGRAHWTAVAASATGDTGARDYLRAHPDQLRLVPCDDVADPTDLDRPGDLARFPEPDRLADLDRLIEGGGSGGASARTVATG